The Streptomyces kanamyceticus genome window below encodes:
- a CDS encoding FG-GAP and VCBS repeat-containing protein produces the protein MPAHVRNLARKPARNKLIAAGALCAATALGLTGLTAGGASAAAPAAPAAPEKIRADYNGDGYADLAVGVPNGTVDGKARAGYVNVVWGGKSGLGQHGSTTVSQATAGVPGTVEAGDRFGTAVASDDMNGDGFGDLVVGTPHEANDTGLGAGTVAVVWGSASGFKGGFTAANGDIDDASYGAVLATGDFDKDGDKDIALNTHFDETSQVAVRQGPFTAGSPAKLERVEGWHFAGPVALTAGDFDGDGGDEIAFSYEGMEISGTEVMSRATGAWKSTWSSGESTSSALAAGDFDGDGTTDLAVGNVQPNPESEEAACEDRLGGAILTVYGKKGGTLGGGTSCTTQNSDQVGGASEAEDNFGAHLAVGNLDQTGTDKLIVGADQEAVGTAKNAGTYWTLTSPGTAKPFTGPAFNQNSADVAGTAEAGDRLGAAVSTGDYNGDGRADVAVGAPGEDAKKGGVWHAASARAGGPTPPVTAVTPGRLGLAGAHEYGTVLGY, from the coding sequence GTGCCTGCACACGTGCGGAACCTCGCGCGAAAGCCCGCGCGGAACAAGCTCATCGCGGCGGGCGCCCTCTGCGCCGCGACCGCGCTCGGCCTCACGGGCCTGACCGCGGGCGGCGCCTCCGCCGCCGCGCCCGCCGCCCCCGCCGCCCCCGAGAAGATCCGCGCCGACTACAACGGCGACGGCTACGCCGACCTCGCGGTCGGCGTGCCGAACGGAACCGTGGACGGCAAGGCGAGGGCCGGATACGTCAACGTCGTCTGGGGCGGCAAGTCGGGCCTCGGGCAGCACGGTTCGACGACCGTCAGCCAGGCCACCGCCGGGGTGCCCGGCACCGTTGAGGCGGGCGACCGCTTCGGCACGGCCGTCGCGTCGGACGACATGAACGGCGACGGCTTCGGCGACCTGGTCGTCGGCACGCCCCACGAGGCCAACGACACCGGACTCGGCGCGGGCACCGTCGCCGTCGTCTGGGGCTCGGCGAGCGGCTTCAAGGGCGGGTTCACCGCCGCCAACGGAGACATCGACGACGCCTCGTACGGCGCGGTCCTCGCCACCGGCGACTTCGACAAGGACGGCGACAAGGACATCGCCCTCAACACCCACTTCGACGAGACCAGCCAAGTCGCCGTACGCCAGGGGCCGTTCACCGCGGGCTCGCCCGCCAAGCTCGAACGGGTCGAGGGCTGGCACTTCGCGGGCCCTGTCGCGCTCACCGCGGGCGACTTCGACGGGGACGGCGGCGACGAAATCGCCTTCTCGTACGAGGGCATGGAGATCAGCGGTACGGAGGTGATGAGCCGTGCGACCGGCGCGTGGAAGTCGACCTGGTCGAGCGGCGAAAGCACCAGCAGCGCGCTCGCCGCGGGTGACTTCGACGGCGACGGCACCACCGACCTCGCCGTCGGCAACGTCCAGCCCAACCCCGAGTCGGAGGAGGCCGCCTGCGAGGACCGCCTCGGCGGCGCGATCCTCACCGTCTACGGCAAGAAGGGCGGCACGCTCGGCGGCGGCACCTCCTGCACCACGCAGAACTCCGACCAGGTCGGCGGCGCCTCGGAGGCCGAGGACAACTTCGGCGCACACCTCGCCGTCGGCAACCTCGACCAGACCGGCACCGACAAGCTGATCGTCGGCGCGGACCAGGAGGCGGTCGGCACCGCGAAGAACGCGGGCACCTACTGGACCCTCACCTCCCCCGGCACGGCCAAGCCCTTCACGGGCCCCGCCTTCAACCAGAACTCCGCGGACGTGGCGGGCACGGCGGAGGCGGGCGACCGCCTCGGCGCGGCGGTCTCCACCGGCGACTACAACGGCGACGGCCGCGCGGACGTGGCGGTGGGCGCACCCGGCGAGGACGCGAAGAAGGGCGGCGTCTGGCACGCCGCGAGCGCTCGGGCCGGGGGCCCGACCCCGCCGGTCACGGCGGTGACACCGGGCAGGCTGGGGCTTGCGGGGGCGCATGAGTACGGGACGGTCCTGGGCTACTGA
- a CDS encoding FG-GAP repeat protein, with product MSKPKHKRTLTRSRRTRLAAATATAAALTGGLLGLTATTASAAGPAAATQADDADFNGDGAADLATSAPLAAVGGQDKAGQVTVTYGGTARHHVSYSQNSPGVPGSAEKSDRFGGDTAYGDFDRDGYDDLVVAAAGEDVGSDVDGGTVQVLWGSKNGLTGGTTLKDPRPTKHDLFGGPLQAGDFDGDGKDDLAVGSGSGAATIDMFKGGITRTGATGGHYTVLPPITSAPGEGPFNLHSGDVNGDGKDDLIVNGFSTGDGYNANLWLPGSARGVTTNGVQRLPGGHITDVGDTDKDGHDDIIIGLTWDDGIDGAHKGGTVYVVKGNANGPYGDTQVITQDTQGVPGGSEKGDAFGAELDLGDIDGDGNLDLAVGTPGEDLDGVADAGAVTVFYGAADGSGLSPANSVLLSQNSPGVPNSNEKSDVFGSDVHIDDLNDDGRGDIAIGASGENAGNGALYVLDSLPNGTLSGSSGVYTSTVGISGAGTPRFGANFAD from the coding sequence ATGTCCAAGCCCAAGCACAAGCGCACGCTGACCCGCTCCAGACGCACCCGCCTCGCCGCCGCGACGGCCACCGCCGCCGCGCTGACCGGCGGACTCCTCGGCCTCACGGCCACCACCGCGAGCGCCGCCGGACCAGCGGCCGCCACCCAGGCCGACGACGCCGACTTCAACGGTGACGGGGCGGCCGACCTCGCCACCTCGGCCCCACTGGCCGCCGTGGGCGGCCAGGACAAGGCGGGCCAGGTCACCGTCACGTACGGCGGGACCGCGCGGCACCACGTCTCGTACAGCCAGAACAGCCCCGGCGTACCGGGCAGCGCCGAGAAGAGCGACCGGTTCGGCGGCGACACCGCGTACGGCGACTTCGACCGCGACGGCTACGACGACCTCGTGGTCGCCGCCGCGGGCGAGGACGTCGGCAGCGACGTCGACGGCGGCACCGTGCAGGTCCTGTGGGGCTCCAAGAACGGCCTGACCGGCGGCACCACGCTCAAGGACCCGCGCCCCACCAAGCACGACCTCTTCGGCGGCCCCCTCCAGGCGGGCGACTTCGACGGCGACGGCAAGGACGACCTGGCCGTCGGGTCGGGCTCGGGCGCGGCCACCATCGACATGTTCAAGGGCGGCATCACCCGCACCGGCGCCACCGGCGGCCACTACACCGTCCTGCCGCCCATCACGAGCGCACCCGGCGAGGGCCCGTTCAACCTGCACTCCGGGGACGTCAACGGCGACGGCAAGGACGACCTGATCGTCAACGGCTTCTCCACGGGCGACGGTTACAACGCCAACCTCTGGCTGCCCGGCAGCGCCCGCGGCGTCACCACCAACGGCGTACAGCGGCTGCCCGGCGGCCACATCACCGACGTCGGTGACACCGACAAGGACGGCCACGACGACATCATCATCGGCCTCACCTGGGACGACGGCATCGACGGCGCGCACAAGGGCGGCACGGTCTACGTCGTCAAGGGCAACGCCAACGGCCCGTACGGCGACACCCAGGTGATCACGCAGGACACCCAGGGCGTGCCCGGCGGCAGCGAGAAGGGCGACGCGTTCGGCGCGGAACTCGACCTCGGCGACATCGACGGCGACGGCAACCTCGACCTGGCCGTCGGCACGCCCGGCGAGGACCTGGACGGCGTCGCCGACGCGGGCGCGGTCACCGTCTTCTACGGCGCGGCGGACGGCTCGGGCCTCTCCCCGGCGAACTCCGTGCTGCTCAGCCAGAACAGCCCCGGCGTCCCCAACTCCAACGAGAAGAGCGACGTCTTCGGCTCGGACGTCCACATCGACGACCTGAACGACGACGGCCGCGGGGACATCGCCATCGGCGCGTCCGGCGAGAACGCGGGCAACGGCGCGCTCTACGTCCTGGACTCCCTCCCCAACGGCACGCTCTCCGGCTCGTCCGGCGTCTACACGTCGACGGTGGGCATCTCCGGCGCGGGCACACCGCGCTTCGGCGCGAACTTCGCCGACTGA
- a CDS encoding Yip1 family protein has protein sequence MAGFRIGRGRDNRTPQARPQQPRQQPYGQQAPQGQQQPYGYPPVPPNPQQHGGGGPQYGGSPQYGNGPQYGGGGGGGGGQWPQPAGGHGGHGGAHGEPEYFGGPDGQGHGHGQGPGQGGFDPYAANNPGSTQAFSIGEDPYNQGDTYRAGQAAAPPVGPRLHWKDLLRGVVLNPGPTFLQMRDYAMWAPAVIVTFLYGMLAIFGFDAARKDAINATISTAVPYVLTTGVAITISTFILGVVTHSLARQLGGDGAWQPTVGLSMLIMSLTDAPRVIVAMFFGGGETFVQLLGWATWIAAGALLTTMVSKSHDLPWPRALGAASIQLLAILAIIKLGTF, from the coding sequence GTGGCTGGATTCAGGATCGGACGCGGCCGGGACAACCGCACCCCGCAAGCGCGACCACAACAACCGCGGCAGCAGCCGTACGGACAGCAGGCCCCCCAGGGGCAGCAGCAGCCGTACGGCTATCCACCCGTGCCCCCGAACCCGCAGCAGCACGGCGGGGGCGGACCTCAGTACGGCGGCAGTCCGCAGTACGGCAATGGTCCGCAGTACGGCGGAGGCGGAGGTGGAGGCGGCGGCCAGTGGCCGCAGCCCGCGGGCGGACACGGCGGCCACGGCGGCGCTCACGGCGAGCCGGAGTACTTCGGCGGCCCCGACGGCCAAGGCCACGGCCACGGCCAGGGCCCGGGCCAGGGCGGCTTCGACCCCTACGCGGCCAACAACCCCGGCAGCACCCAGGCCTTCTCCATCGGCGAGGACCCGTACAACCAGGGCGACACCTACCGCGCGGGCCAGGCGGCGGCCCCGCCCGTGGGCCCCCGGCTGCACTGGAAGGACCTGCTGCGCGGCGTCGTGCTGAACCCGGGTCCGACGTTCCTGCAGATGCGGGACTACGCGATGTGGGCCCCGGCCGTCATCGTCACGTTCCTCTACGGCATGCTCGCGATCTTCGGCTTCGACGCCGCCCGCAAGGACGCGATCAACGCCACCATCTCGACGGCCGTCCCGTACGTACTCACCACCGGCGTCGCGATCACGATCAGCACGTTCATCCTGGGCGTGGTCACCCACTCCCTGGCCCGCCAGCTCGGCGGCGACGGCGCCTGGCAGCCGACGGTCGGCCTCTCCATGCTGATCATGTCGCTGACGGACGCGCCCCGCGTGATCGTCGCGATGTTCTTCGGCGGCGGCGAGACCTTCGTCCAGCTGCTCGGCTGGGCGACCTGGATCGCGGCGGGCGCGCTGCTCACGACGATGGTGAGCAAGTCGCACGACCTGCCGTGGCCGAGGGCGCTGGGCGCGGCGTCGATCCAGCTGCTCGCGATCCTGGCGATCATCAAGCTGGGTACGTTCTAG
- a CDS encoding phosphoribosyltransferase, which produces MSDVRENLTYEKFGGAVRELAQAIADDGYQPDVVLSIARGGVFVAGGLAYALDCKNIHLVNVEFYTGVGTTLEMPVMLAPVPDAIDFTDKKVLIADDVADTGKTLKLVHDFCLGHVAEVRSAVIYEKSHSLVKCEYVWKRTDEWINFPWSVEPPVVKRDGQVLDA; this is translated from the coding sequence ATGAGTGACGTGCGCGAGAACCTTACGTACGAGAAGTTCGGCGGCGCTGTGCGGGAGCTCGCGCAGGCCATCGCCGATGACGGGTACCAGCCCGATGTCGTGCTCTCCATCGCCCGTGGCGGTGTCTTCGTCGCCGGTGGGCTCGCCTACGCGCTGGACTGCAAGAACATCCACCTGGTGAACGTGGAGTTCTACACGGGCGTGGGGACCACCCTCGAAATGCCCGTCATGCTCGCGCCCGTGCCCGACGCCATCGACTTCACCGACAAGAAGGTCTTGATCGCTGACGATGTCGCCGACACCGGGAAGACGCTGAAGCTCGTCCACGACTTCTGCCTCGGGCACGTCGCCGAGGTGCGGTCCGCCGTGATCTATGAGAAGTCGCACTCCCTCGTGAAGTGCGAGTACGTGTGGAAGCGCACCGACGAGTGGATCAACTTCCCGTGGAGCGTCGAGCCGCCCGTCGTGAAGCGGGACGGACAGGTTCTCGACGCCTGA
- the dcd gene encoding dCTP deaminase has product MLLSDKDIRAEIDSGRVRIDPYDESMVQPSSIDVRLDRYFRVFENHRYPHIDPSVEQADLTRLVEPEGDEPFILHPGEFVLASTYEVISLPDDLASRLEGKSSLGRLGLVTHSTAGFIDPGFSGHVTLELSNLATLPIKLWPGMKIGQLCLFRLTSSAESPYGSERYGSRYQGQRGPTASRSFLNFHRTQV; this is encoded by the coding sequence GTGCTTCTCTCAGACAAGGACATCCGGGCCGAGATCGACTCCGGACGAGTACGGATCGATCCGTACGACGAATCCATGGTGCAGCCCTCGAGCATCGACGTGCGGCTGGACCGCTACTTCCGGGTGTTCGAGAACCACCGCTACCCCCACATCGACCCCTCCGTCGAGCAGGCCGACCTGACGCGGCTCGTGGAGCCCGAGGGCGACGAGCCGTTCATCCTGCACCCGGGTGAGTTCGTGCTCGCCTCGACTTACGAGGTCATCAGCCTGCCGGATGACCTCGCCAGCCGGCTTGAGGGCAAGTCGAGTCTTGGGCGTCTCGGGCTCGTCACGCACTCCACCGCCGGGTTCATCGACCCCGGTTTCAGCGGGCACGTGACCCTGGAGCTTTCGAACCTCGCGACCCTGCCGATCAAGCTCTGGCCAGGGATGAAGATCGGGCAGCTGTGTCTGTTCCGGCTCACCTCGTCCGCCGAGTCGCCCTACGGGTCGGAGCGGTACGGGTCGCGTTATCAGGGACAGCGGGGGCCCACCGCCTCCCGGTCCTTCCTCAATTTCCATCGGACACAGGTGTGA
- a CDS encoding GntR family transcriptional regulator yields the protein MGSLPGRLGSVDPTSDRAVFRQIADQLREAIDRGRFTEGEKLPSEAELVEHYGVSRMTVRNSFSMLQGEGLVHAEHGRGVFVRTRPPVRRLASDRFARRHREQGKSAFLVEADAAGGHPEVDSLEVREEKAGQDVANRLGAVRRVLARRRRYLLDGRPVEFATSYLPLDIARATQIAEPNPGPGGIYARLEELGHRLDHFDEEIRARMPSPAEVRTLRLASGVPVIHLIRTAYDTEGRAVEVCDTVMAADAYVLAYRLPAT from the coding sequence GTGGGCTCACTTCCCGGGCGGCTCGGCTCCGTGGACCCCACCAGCGATCGGGCCGTCTTCCGGCAGATCGCCGACCAGCTGCGCGAGGCCATCGACCGCGGCCGGTTCACCGAGGGCGAGAAGCTGCCCTCCGAGGCCGAACTCGTCGAGCACTATGGGGTATCCCGGATGACCGTCCGGAACTCCTTCTCCATGCTTCAGGGGGAAGGCCTGGTCCACGCCGAGCACGGCAGGGGCGTCTTCGTGCGGACACGGCCGCCCGTGCGACGGCTCGCCTCCGACCGGTTCGCCCGCCGTCACCGCGAGCAGGGCAAGTCCGCCTTCCTCGTCGAGGCCGACGCCGCAGGAGGCCACCCCGAGGTCGACAGCCTGGAGGTGAGGGAGGAGAAGGCCGGTCAGGACGTCGCCAACCGCCTCGGGGCGGTGCGGCGGGTGCTTGCTCGTCGGCGCCGGTATCTGCTCGATGGGCGACCGGTCGAGTTCGCCACCTCCTACCTCCCGCTCGACATCGCACGCGCCACCCAGATCGCCGAACCCAACCCCGGGCCCGGCGGCATCTACGCCCGCCTCGAAGAGCTCGGCCACCGCCTCGACCACTTCGACGAGGAGATCCGTGCCCGGATGCCCTCGCCTGCTGAGGTGCGGACCTTGCGGCTGGCCTCCGGCGTGCCGGTCATCCACCTGATCCGTACCGCCTACGACACCGAAGGGCGCGCCGTCGAAGTCTGCGACACCGTCATGGCCGCCGACGCCTACGTCCTGGCGTACCGACTCCCCGCCACCTGA
- a CDS encoding NUDIX hydrolase has protein sequence MSVAGVIVDDQDRALLIQRRDNGKWEPPGGILEREETIPEALQREVLEETGIKIALPATLTGIYKNMTGLIVSMVFRCEAADGTPTTGAETHALRWATRDEVIELADEAYAIRVLDALDATSPPAIRAHDGVKLV, from the coding sequence GTGAGCGTTGCCGGAGTCATCGTCGACGACCAGGACCGGGCCCTCCTCATCCAGCGCCGCGACAACGGCAAGTGGGAGCCCCCGGGCGGCATCCTGGAGCGCGAGGAAACCATCCCCGAGGCCCTGCAACGCGAGGTCCTCGAAGAGACCGGCATCAAGATCGCACTCCCCGCGACGCTCACCGGCATCTACAAGAACATGACGGGCTTGATCGTCTCCATGGTCTTCCGCTGCGAGGCCGCCGACGGCACGCCCACCACCGGCGCCGAGACTCACGCGCTGCGCTGGGCCACCCGCGACGAAGTCATCGAACTCGCCGACGAGGCCTACGCGATCCGCGTCCTGGACGCACTCGATGCCACGTCCCCGCCAGCGATCCGCGCCCACGACGGCGTGAAACTCGTCTAG
- a CDS encoding ATP-binding protein translates to MHEYTSTARVWGLTCPGLPEEVSRARRWTRDILRGSPLAEDAELIVSELSANAVLHTASGKESGSFHLAVAVSSQVIALSVTDDGGTETAPTTEHPGGEAAHGRGLGIVGFIAHRVVVHDSLGGHTVTAELFVEAPPGEPPC, encoded by the coding sequence ATGCACGAGTATACGAGCACCGCCCGAGTCTGGGGCCTCACATGCCCAGGCCTCCCGGAAGAGGTCAGCAGAGCCCGCCGCTGGACCCGCGACATCCTGCGCGGCTCGCCCCTGGCGGAGGACGCGGAACTGATCGTGAGCGAACTGAGCGCGAACGCGGTCCTGCACACGGCGAGTGGCAAGGAGTCCGGGAGCTTCCACCTGGCGGTGGCGGTCTCATCGCAGGTAATCGCCCTGTCGGTCACGGACGACGGCGGCACGGAGACAGCCCCGACGACCGAGCACCCCGGCGGGGAGGCGGCACACGGCAGAGGCCTGGGCATCGTCGGCTTCATCGCGCACCGAGTCGTTGTCCACGACAGCCTGGGCGGCCACACGGTCACGGCGGAACTGTTCGTGGAGGCGCCACCAGGAGAGCCGCCATGCTGA
- a CDS encoding restriction endonuclease: MPNLDSPILKSHLDRASDPTNSTHIRGRAFEDALEHVFGAVPGCDVQRNSLNRFTSEEVDISVMNFREGNGLRALPEIFLVECKNWSEPVDSATVNEFAAKIRHRGCTLGILVAANGVTGNPYEKTAAYQSAALALVERTRMLLLTTADLNMLVSSQDVVRLLHRRLLDLVAAGTFTLG, translated from the coding sequence GTGCCTAACCTTGACAGCCCGATACTAAAGTCGCACCTTGATCGCGCAAGCGATCCTACGAATTCGACGCACATTCGCGGTCGGGCGTTCGAAGATGCCCTTGAACATGTCTTTGGTGCGGTGCCAGGTTGTGATGTGCAGCGGAACAGTCTTAATAGGTTCACATCGGAAGAGGTGGACATCTCTGTAATGAACTTCAGAGAGGGGAATGGCCTGAGGGCTCTGCCAGAGATTTTCCTCGTTGAGTGCAAAAACTGGAGCGAGCCAGTTGATTCAGCTACGGTCAATGAATTCGCAGCTAAGATTCGTCATCGTGGCTGCACGCTTGGAATTTTGGTCGCTGCAAATGGGGTAACTGGCAACCCATACGAGAAGACTGCCGCTTATCAGTCTGCTGCGCTCGCACTTGTTGAGCGTACGCGAATGTTACTGCTGACTACCGCAGATTTGAACATGCTTGTATCGAGTCAGGATGTTGTGAGGCTCCTGCATCGCCGCCTGCTGGACCTCGTAGCGGCAGGAACATTCACTCTCGGCTAA
- a CDS encoding YdcF family protein, giving the protein MRDIRQAITEGQWRQAKSVWDYHQMHHEPRVVNVAIGLGSHDLGVAARAAELYHAGLFPTLVFSGGNSPTTAKVFPRGEAVHFREHAVDDLGVPASAILLEPNAANTGQNITLSRDVLAAAGITPATVLLVSKPYMERRSYATARKLWPEVDIVCASERMEFDDYLKSIGDEKLVLDMLVGDLQRVIEYPKRGFAVEQEVPDDVHAAYESLIRDGFTSRLVGS; this is encoded by the coding sequence GTGAGGGATATCCGGCAGGCCATCACCGAAGGCCAGTGGCGTCAGGCGAAGTCGGTCTGGGACTACCACCAGATGCACCACGAACCCCGCGTCGTCAACGTGGCGATCGGACTGGGAAGCCACGACCTCGGCGTAGCCGCCCGCGCCGCCGAGCTGTACCACGCAGGACTCTTCCCCACTCTCGTCTTCAGCGGTGGCAACAGCCCCACCACCGCCAAGGTCTTCCCGCGCGGCGAAGCGGTGCACTTCCGTGAGCACGCCGTCGACGACCTCGGCGTACCGGCCTCCGCGATCCTGCTGGAGCCGAACGCGGCGAACACCGGGCAGAACATCACCCTCTCCCGTGACGTCCTTGCGGCCGCGGGCATCACCCCGGCCACGGTGCTGCTGGTCTCCAAGCCGTACATGGAGCGCCGCTCGTACGCGACCGCCCGCAAGCTGTGGCCCGAGGTGGACATCGTGTGCGCCTCGGAGCGGATGGAGTTCGACGACTACCTCAAGAGCATCGGCGACGAGAAGCTCGTGCTGGACATGCTCGTCGGCGACCTCCAGCGGGTGATCGAGTACCCGAAGCGCGGGTTCGCCGTCGAGCAGGAGGTCCCGGACGACGTGCATGCCGCGTACGAGTCCCTCATCCGCGACGGCTTCACCAGCCGCCTCGTCGGTTCCTGA
- a CDS encoding Fic family protein gives MLLGEAISKLEHIAGVPLQPDVAAELNTVYLTKGAHATTQIEGNTLTEQDVRKRVDQELPLPPSQEYLGQEIDNVIRGYNQIVHEVADGTPLTLTRARICEFNKIVLDQLPMDGDSKPGDIRTTSVLVGSHYRGAPAEDCAFLIDRLCTWLEDLRATDGVMRQPAAVLAAIMAHLYIAWIHPFEDGNGRTARLIEYQMTVQAGAPTVAAHVLADHYNKTRAEYYRQLRRTSQVPYDVSAFIKYALQGLVDGLRQQIAEIQGQQMGVTWRNYVHEAFHEKTTPACARQRRLLLSLPVGHWTKRGDIRGVTPAIAEEYAGREEKTISRDINALHKMGLLITAGRGATLRVAPRTAILRAFMPLVADQD, from the coding sequence ATGTTGCTTGGTGAAGCCATCTCCAAGCTGGAACACATCGCTGGCGTGCCACTGCAGCCCGATGTGGCGGCAGAACTCAACACGGTGTACCTGACCAAGGGTGCCCATGCCACTACACAGATCGAGGGCAACACACTCACCGAGCAGGATGTCCGTAAGCGCGTGGACCAAGAACTTCCCCTACCTCCATCGCAGGAGTACCTGGGGCAGGAGATCGACAACGTCATCCGTGGGTACAACCAGATCGTCCACGAAGTGGCAGACGGCACGCCACTGACACTCACACGTGCGCGCATCTGCGAGTTCAACAAGATCGTCCTGGATCAGCTCCCCATGGATGGAGACTCGAAGCCAGGCGACATCCGCACCACCAGCGTCCTCGTGGGGTCTCACTACCGCGGCGCTCCCGCTGAAGACTGTGCATTCCTGATCGACCGACTGTGCACGTGGTTGGAGGACTTGCGCGCAACGGACGGCGTCATGCGTCAGCCAGCCGCGGTCTTGGCTGCGATCATGGCGCACCTGTACATCGCCTGGATCCATCCGTTCGAAGACGGCAACGGCCGAACCGCACGTCTAATCGAGTACCAAATGACGGTGCAAGCTGGTGCTCCGACCGTCGCGGCTCATGTCTTGGCGGACCACTACAACAAGACCCGCGCCGAGTATTACCGCCAACTCCGGCGAACCAGTCAGGTGCCCTACGACGTGAGTGCGTTCATCAAGTACGCCCTACAAGGACTCGTCGACGGTCTGCGCCAGCAGATCGCTGAGATTCAGGGACAGCAGATGGGCGTCACCTGGCGCAACTATGTACACGAGGCGTTCCACGAAAAGACCACACCCGCTTGTGCCCGTCAGCGTCGGCTGCTCCTCAGCCTGCCGGTGGGGCACTGGACGAAGCGCGGTGACATCCGGGGTGTCACCCCTGCTATCGCGGAGGAGTATGCAGGCCGGGAAGAGAAGACGATCTCGCGCGACATCAACGCGCTTCACAAAATGGGGCTTCTCATCACTGCCGGTCGTGGAGCAACCCTGCGAGTCGCCCCGCGCACCGCGATTCTTCGAGCTTTCATGCCCCTGGTCGCAGACCAGGACTAG